The proteins below are encoded in one region of Drosophila santomea strain STO CAGO 1482 chromosome 3R, Prin_Dsan_1.1, whole genome shotgun sequence:
- the LOC120453298 gene encoding dihydropyrimidinase isoform X1, whose protein sequence is MSTSPKPVKKVPIHLQSAQNRVYIKNGEIVNHDKTFKADVYIEDGIIKFVGPSSEITIPGGVRTIDASGLMIIPGGIDPHTHMQLPFGGAVAVDDFYHGTKAAVAGGTTMIIDFVLPNKHESMIEAYDKWRSWADPKVCCDYGLHVGITWWSKSVSEEIGILCKELGVNSFKTFMAYKGLYQLNDSDLLDVFERIRHLNGVAMVHAENGDIIAKNTQRLLAEGINGPEGHELSRPEEVEAEAVHRACVLAHQADCPLYVVHVMSKSAGIELARARHRYRGRYIMGETLAAALGTDATCCQHLGFDAEAAHVLSPPLRPDKTTPEFLMKLLANDDLQLTGSDNCTFNKEHKALGKGDFTKIPNGVNGVEDRMSLVWEKGVHAGLLDPCRFVAVTSTNAAKIFNIYPQKGRIAVGSDADIVIWNPNATRTISKDTHHHACDFNIFEGMTVHGVCEFVLVRGRICAERGNVRVAEGFGRFIPTPVRPPFVYDIIEGKVQSQPEEQHEEKQNGNMAKRFAELDIQIPVQEPISAMLAGNLAMPAEGSLCSTPSVRGRVDGKRDLQESSFSISEELDRSGVRACIKVKNPPGGKSSGFW, encoded by the exons ATGTCTACCAGCCCGAAACCGGTTAAGAAGGTACCGATTCATTTGCAGAGCGCCCAGAATCGCGTCTACATTAAGAATG GCGAGATCGTCAACCATGACAAGACGTTCAAAGCGGACGTTTACATCGAAGATGGAATTATCAA GTTTGTGGGACCCTCCTCAGAAATAACGATACCTGGAGGAGTGCGCACCATTGACGCCAGCGGACTGATGATCATTCCCGGAGGCATCGATCCCCACACCCACATGCAGTTGCCTTTCGGTGGAGCCGTGGCCGTCGACGATTTCTACCATGGAACCAAGGCCGCCGTCGCAGGTGGCACCACCATGATCA TCGACTTCGTTCTGCCCAACAAACACGAGTCGATGATCGAGGCCTACGACAAGTGGCGCAGCTGGGCCGATCCTAAG GTATGCTGCGACTACGGATTGCACGTGGGCATCACCTGGTGGTCAAAGTCAGTGTCCGAGGAGATTGGCATTCTGTGCAAAGAGCTTGGAGTGAACTCCTTCAAAACATTCATGGCCTACAAAGGACTTTACCAG CTGAATGATTCAGACCTTCTGGATGTGTTCGAGCGCATCAGGCACTTAAATGGCGTTGCTATG GTCCACGCGGAGAACGGCGACATCATTGCGAAAAACACGCAGCGCCTGCTGGCCGAGGGCATCAATGGGCCGGAGGGTCACGAGCTGTCGCGGCCCGAGGAGGTCGAGGCCGAGGCGGTGCATCGCGCCTGCGTCCTGGCCCACCAG GCCGATTGTCCCCTCTACGTGGTCCACGTGATGAGCAAGTCGGCGGGCATTGAGCTGGCCAGGGCCCGTCACCGCTACCGGGGGCGATACATAATGGGCGAGACCCTGGCCGCGGCGCTGGGCACGGATGCCACCTGTTGCCAGCACCTGGGCTTCGACGCCGAGGCTGCGCATGTGCTCAGCCCGCCCTTGCGGCCTGACAAGACGACCCCCGAGTTCTTGATGAAGCTGCTGGCGAA TGATGACTTGCAGCTGACTGGCAGCGACAACTGCACCTTCAACAAGGAGCACAAGGCGCTTGGCAAGGGTGACTTTACCAAGATTCCCAATGGAGTCAACGGAGTCGAGGATCGCATGTCGCTGGTCTGGGAGAAGGGCGTCCACGCTGGACTTCTGGATCCTTGCCGCTTTGTGGCCGTGACCAGCACAAATGCAGCCAAGATATTTAACATCTATCCCCAGAAGGGACGTATTG CCGTCGGCTCGGATGCGGACATTGTGATCTGGAATCCGAATGCCACCCGTACCATTTCCAAGGATACCCACCACCACGCCTGTGACTTCAACATATTTGAGGGCATGACCGTGCACGGCGTCTGCGAATTTGTCCTGGTGCGCGGACGGATCTGTGCCGAGCGCGGAAATGTGCGTGTGGCGGAGGGCTTCGGACGGTTCATTCCCACCCCCGTCCGTCCACCGTTCGTCTACGACATCATCGAGGGCAAGGTACAGTCAcagccggaggagcagcaCGAGGAGAAGCAGAACGGCAACATGGCCAAGCGGTTCGCTGAGCTTGACATACAGATTCCGGTGCAGGAGCCTATTAGCGCCATGCTGGCTGGCAACCTGGCCATGCCGGCGGAGGGATCGTTGTGCAGCACACCCTCGGTGCGTGGACGCGTTGATGGAAAGCGTGACTTGCAGGAGTCTTCCTTCTCCATAAGTG AGGAACTTGACAGGTCCGGTGTTCGAGCGTGCATTAAAGTGAAGAACCCGCCCGGTGGAAAGTCTTCCGGATTCTGGTAG
- the LOC120453298 gene encoding dihydropyrimidinase 1 isoform X2, with translation MSTSPKPVKKVPIHLQSAQNRVYIKNGEIVNHDKTFKADVYIEDGIIKFVGPSSEITIPGGVRTIDASGLMIIPGGIDPHTHMQLPFGGAVAVDDFYHGTKAAVAGGTTMIIDFVLPNKHESMIEAYDKWRSWADPKVCCDYGLHVGITWWSKSVSEEIGILCKELGVNSFKTFMAYKGLYQLNDSDLLDVFERIRHLNGVAMVHAENGDIIAKNTQRLLAEGINGPEGHELSRPEEVEAEAVHRACVLAHQMKTPLFVSGLTSKSSAELVGRARRSGYCVFGETLASSLGRSMSAVPKSDRIYAITSPPIRESAETPRQLMKSLAYDDLQLTGSDNCTFNKEHKALGKGDFTKIPNGVNGVEDRMSLVWEKGVHAGLLDPCRFVAVTSTNAAKIFNIYPQKGRIAVGSDADIVIWNPNATRTISKDTHHHACDFNIFEGMTVHGVCEFVLVRGRICAERGNVRVAEGFGRFIPTPVRPPFVYDIIEGKVQSQPEEQHEEKQNGNMAKRFAELDIQIPVQEPISAMLAGNLAMPAEGSLCSTPSVRGRVDGKRDLQESSFSISEELDRSGVRACIKVKNPPGGKSSGFW, from the exons ATGTCTACCAGCCCGAAACCGGTTAAGAAGGTACCGATTCATTTGCAGAGCGCCCAGAATCGCGTCTACATTAAGAATG GCGAGATCGTCAACCATGACAAGACGTTCAAAGCGGACGTTTACATCGAAGATGGAATTATCAA GTTTGTGGGACCCTCCTCAGAAATAACGATACCTGGAGGAGTGCGCACCATTGACGCCAGCGGACTGATGATCATTCCCGGAGGCATCGATCCCCACACCCACATGCAGTTGCCTTTCGGTGGAGCCGTGGCCGTCGACGATTTCTACCATGGAACCAAGGCCGCCGTCGCAGGTGGCACCACCATGATCA TCGACTTCGTTCTGCCCAACAAACACGAGTCGATGATCGAGGCCTACGACAAGTGGCGCAGCTGGGCCGATCCTAAG GTATGCTGCGACTACGGATTGCACGTGGGCATCACCTGGTGGTCAAAGTCAGTGTCCGAGGAGATTGGCATTCTGTGCAAAGAGCTTGGAGTGAACTCCTTCAAAACATTCATGGCCTACAAAGGACTTTACCAG CTGAATGATTCAGACCTTCTGGATGTGTTCGAGCGCATCAGGCACTTAAATGGCGTTGCTATG GTCCACGCGGAGAACGGCGACATCATTGCGAAAAACACGCAGCGCCTGCTGGCCGAGGGCATCAATGGGCCGGAGGGTCACGAGCTGTCGCGGCCCGAGGAGGTCGAGGCCGAGGCGGTGCATCGCGCCTGCGTCCTGGCCCACCAG ATGAAGACGCCGCTCTTCGTGTCCGGCCTCACCAGCAAATCCTCCGCCGAGCTCGTGGGTCGTGCCCGCCGCAGTGGCTACTGCGTGTTCGGCGAGACGCTGGCCAGCTCACTGGGCCGCTCAATGAGTGCCGTGCCGAAGAGCGATCGCATTTACGCCATCACCAGTCCCCCGATCCGCGAATCCGCCGAGACACCCAGGCAACTGATGAAATCCCTGGCATA TGATGACTTGCAGCTGACTGGCAGCGACAACTGCACCTTCAACAAGGAGCACAAGGCGCTTGGCAAGGGTGACTTTACCAAGATTCCCAATGGAGTCAACGGAGTCGAGGATCGCATGTCGCTGGTCTGGGAGAAGGGCGTCCACGCTGGACTTCTGGATCCTTGCCGCTTTGTGGCCGTGACCAGCACAAATGCAGCCAAGATATTTAACATCTATCCCCAGAAGGGACGTATTG CCGTCGGCTCGGATGCGGACATTGTGATCTGGAATCCGAATGCCACCCGTACCATTTCCAAGGATACCCACCACCACGCCTGTGACTTCAACATATTTGAGGGCATGACCGTGCACGGCGTCTGCGAATTTGTCCTGGTGCGCGGACGGATCTGTGCCGAGCGCGGAAATGTGCGTGTGGCGGAGGGCTTCGGACGGTTCATTCCCACCCCCGTCCGTCCACCGTTCGTCTACGACATCATCGAGGGCAAGGTACAGTCAcagccggaggagcagcaCGAGGAGAAGCAGAACGGCAACATGGCCAAGCGGTTCGCTGAGCTTGACATACAGATTCCGGTGCAGGAGCCTATTAGCGCCATGCTGGCTGGCAACCTGGCCATGCCGGCGGAGGGATCGTTGTGCAGCACACCCTCGGTGCGTGGACGCGTTGATGGAAAGCGTGACTTGCAGGAGTCTTCCTTCTCCATAAGTG AGGAACTTGACAGGTCCGGTGTTCGAGCGTGCATTAAAGTGAAGAACCCGCCCGGTGGAAAGTCTTCCGGATTCTGGTAG
- the LOC120453298 gene encoding dihydropyrimidinase isoform X3, protein MSTSPKPVKKVPIHLQSAQNRVYIKNGEIVNHDKTFKADVYIEDGIIKFVGPSSEITIPGGVRTIDASGLMIIPGGIDPHTHMQLPFGGAVAVDDFYHGTKAAVAGGTTMIIDFVLPNKHESMIEAYDKWRSWADPKVCCDYGLHVGITWWSKSVSEEIGILCKELGVNSFKTFMAYKGLYQLNDSDLLDVFERIRHLNGVAMVHAENGDIIAKNTQRLLAEGINGPEGHELSRPEEVEAEAVHRACVLAHQADCPLYVVHVMSKSAGIELARARHRYRGRYIMGETLAAALGTDATCCQHLGFDAEAAHVLSPPLRPDKTTPEFLMKLLAK, encoded by the exons ATGTCTACCAGCCCGAAACCGGTTAAGAAGGTACCGATTCATTTGCAGAGCGCCCAGAATCGCGTCTACATTAAGAATG GCGAGATCGTCAACCATGACAAGACGTTCAAAGCGGACGTTTACATCGAAGATGGAATTATCAA GTTTGTGGGACCCTCCTCAGAAATAACGATACCTGGAGGAGTGCGCACCATTGACGCCAGCGGACTGATGATCATTCCCGGAGGCATCGATCCCCACACCCACATGCAGTTGCCTTTCGGTGGAGCCGTGGCCGTCGACGATTTCTACCATGGAACCAAGGCCGCCGTCGCAGGTGGCACCACCATGATCA TCGACTTCGTTCTGCCCAACAAACACGAGTCGATGATCGAGGCCTACGACAAGTGGCGCAGCTGGGCCGATCCTAAG GTATGCTGCGACTACGGATTGCACGTGGGCATCACCTGGTGGTCAAAGTCAGTGTCCGAGGAGATTGGCATTCTGTGCAAAGAGCTTGGAGTGAACTCCTTCAAAACATTCATGGCCTACAAAGGACTTTACCAG CTGAATGATTCAGACCTTCTGGATGTGTTCGAGCGCATCAGGCACTTAAATGGCGTTGCTATG GTCCACGCGGAGAACGGCGACATCATTGCGAAAAACACGCAGCGCCTGCTGGCCGAGGGCATCAATGGGCCGGAGGGTCACGAGCTGTCGCGGCCCGAGGAGGTCGAGGCCGAGGCGGTGCATCGCGCCTGCGTCCTGGCCCACCAG GCCGATTGTCCCCTCTACGTGGTCCACGTGATGAGCAAGTCGGCGGGCATTGAGCTGGCCAGGGCCCGTCACCGCTACCGGGGGCGATACATAATGGGCGAGACCCTGGCCGCGGCGCTGGGCACGGATGCCACCTGTTGCCAGCACCTGGGCTTCGACGCCGAGGCTGCGCATGTGCTCAGCCCGCCCTTGCGGCCTGACAAGACGACCCCCGAGTTCTTGATGAAGCTGCTGGCGAA ATGA